The proteins below come from a single Branchiostoma floridae strain S238N-H82 chromosome 5, Bfl_VNyyK, whole genome shotgun sequence genomic window:
- the LOC118415511 gene encoding ankyrin repeat and BTB/POZ domain-containing protein 1-like, producing the protein MDLHELFLACRKGDLSRVKHLVEQKEVDLNVRDRWDSTPLYYACLCGHEDLVEYLLDKGARCEANTFDGERCLYGALNDRIRNMLKNYKQVTSQTLRRDNYDEFLRKLLELGNYEDVEFEVHDEVFTAHKCILSARSGYFAEMLQTKWKNKAHVQIKHSLVNPSAFRSVLQYLYTGRLDTDVYNVEDCIRLAKQCRLGKLIDELEKRLKAVYDFVSTKPGTHVTMISVEHEGLYNQDLCEDFGRLAESCMPPELGNWVTSGVLPFFCSPEDEDKTAYDDVCFEVESHRFYCHKVFLCGRSDYFKALLIDHFSERPKEDSETEAPIPVVELHDVSAYVFSRVLYYIYQDSTEVSPDHVFEVLRVADMYLLPGLKRQCANVISQHLDENNVIPVLRASRLFELPRLEDQCTEYMAKVLDKLVETDDFADLVREDAAQVEAREETDSIPVVDDIRYHITSNVQTYSALDEANQKLAALDWLLDRLGLEG; encoded by the exons GTACTATGCTTGTCTATGTGGCCATGAAGATCTAGTGGAGTATCTACTGGACAAAG GTGCACGATGTGAAGCCAACACCTTCGACGGCGAGCGCTGCCTGTACGGCGCGCTGAACGACAGAATCAGGAACATGCTGAAGAACTACAAACAGGTCACCTCACAGACATTACGAAGGGACAACTACGACGAGTTTCTACGAAA GCTTTTAGAGCTGGGAAACTACGAGGATGTTGAGTTTGAGGTGCACGATGAGGTGTTCACGGCCCACAAGTGCATCCTGAGTGCACGGTCAGGGTACTTTGCAGAGATGCTGCAGACAAAGTGGAAGAACAAGGCTCACGTTCAGATCAAACATAGTCTGGTCAACCCCAGCGCATTCAGATCAGTGTTACAGTATCTATATACAG GTCGATTAGATACTGATGTCTACAATGTTGAGGACTGTATAAGACTGGCCAAGCAGTGTCGACTAGGAAAACTCATCGATGAACTTGAGAAGAGGCTAAAGGCAGTGTATGACTTCG TATCTACCAAGCCAGGCACTCATGTGACCATGATCAGTGTGGAACATGAGGGTCTGTATAACCAGGATCTATGTGAAGACTTCGGCAGACTTGCGGAAAGCTGCATGCCTCCAGAGCTGGGCAACTGG GTCACCTCCGGAGTCTTACCGTTTTTCTGCAGCCCTGAAGACGAAGACAAGACTGCGTATGATGACGTCTGCTTTGAGGTAGAATCCCACAGGTTCTACTGTCACAAG GTCTTTCTCTGTGGTCGCAGTGACTACTTCAAGGCCCTTCTGATTGACCACTTCAGCGAGAGACCTAAGGAGGACTCGGAGACGGAGGCTCCCATCCCTGTAGTGGAGTTGCATGATGTCAGTGCATACGTCTTCAGCAGGGTCTTATACTACATCTATCAGGACAGCACTGAG GTGTCCCCTGACCATGTGTTTGAGGTGTTACGAGTAGCGGACATGTACCTGTTACCTGGGCTGAAGAGACAGTGTGCCAACGTCATCAGTCAACACCTGGACGAAAACAACGTCATCCCGGTCCTCCGAGCGTCGCGACTGTTCGAGCTGCCACGGCTTGAGGATCAGTGCACCGAATACATGGCCAAGGTCTTGGATAAG CTGGTGGAGACGGATGACTTTGCGGACCTGGTTCGAGAGGACGCGGCCCAAGTGGAGGCGCGAGAGGAGACGGACTCCATCCCCGTGGTGGACGACATCCGCTACCACATCACCAGTAACGTGCAGACCTACAGCGCTCTGGACGAGGCCAATCAGAAGCTGGCGGCGCTGGACTGGTTACTTGACAGGCTGGGGTTAGAAGGGTAG